The following DNA comes from Methanosarcina vacuolata Z-761.
CTTTTCGTCCTGGAACATCCTGTACGTTTCATTTATGAGAGGGAGTGTAATTACGTCAAAAAGCCCAACCGGGAACCTGAGGTCTTTTCTGGGAATCCCATCTACAAGAACTTTGCCTTCCGAGAGAATCTTTTTGCCTTCCCTGCTATTATCTACAATCTTGAGAATATCACGAATTATAATTCCGAGCGGAAGACTGCGTGCCTGACTGTGAGGCCCCGGGCGAGTGGTGGAGACCCACTTATAACCTTTTTTTCCGGCCTTCCAGCTTCTTGGAATTGATAATCTTTTCTGGTGTGTCACAAAATCACCTGCCTCACTTCTTAATACTTGATGCTCTGCGCCCGTCCTTCAGTTCCAGTTTTGTGATCATAACATTGGAGGGGTATATCGGTCTTGAGACTTCGGTACCATCCACTTTGGTGGAAATAACTCCGTCCACAGAAATTGTGCCGTACTGAAGCGAAACGGCCTGGACCTTTCCTTCAGTGCCCTTATAATCTCCACGCATGACCTTCACGGTGTCTCCCGCTATAACTGCGGCGCTTCTTGTGCCGTACTCCTTTGAGAGTGCTTCACTAAGCCTTGCGCCCATGAATTTCTGTCTGACGTGCAGAGGCGCATTATATCTTGCCTTTCTCTGCTTTCTAGGCTGTTTGGATACCATTTTCGCCACCTCAGACAATGATAGATGCTGTGGTCCCGATCTTGGGGTACCTCTCAGCTACTTCTCTTGCTATAGGACCTTTTATGTCCGTGCCTTTTGGAATTCCTTCTTCATCCGTGATTACCATGGCATTGTCCTCAAAGGACACATGCAGCCCATCCGGACGGCGGAACTCCTGTTTCTGGCGAACCACTACTGCAAGGAGTACCTGCTTTCTCATTTCTGGTGTGCCTTTTTTTACTGAGACGACGCACATGTCCCCAATTCCTGCGCAGGGCATTCTGTTCTTTACCCCTCTGTATTTCTTGACAGAAATAATCTCAACGACCTTGGCTCCGGTGTTGTCCACACAGGGAACCTTGGCACCTGCATTGAGAGCCCTTGGGATGTTGGAGCGTATGCCTTTCATTTGGGCACCTCCGCTTTAACTACCACATAGGACTTTGTTTTGCTTATACGTCTGCATTCTGCAATCGTAACGATATCCCCGACTTTTGCTGAAATGCAGGGTGGGTTGTGTGCGTGAACCTTCGAGCGTCTCTTCTCGTATCTCTGGTATTTCGGCACCAATTTCATGTATTGCCTTTCAATAACTACCGTATTGTCCATCTTGCTGCTGACCACGGTGCCCACAAGGATTTGACCTCTTACTGGAAGTGTTCCGTGGAAGGGACAGTATGAATCATTACATTCTTCTGATGGCGCCGGTATGTTCAATCCAATATCTTTTGCCATGAGTTTAGCCCCATTTGCGTAACTTTTTAATGTTCTTGATCCGATTTTCGGGTTGTGAGAGCAGCAGGTTTCCCTGAATTTTAACGAATGTATCGGATCTGCGGCCTTTTTCTGAGAGCTCGGCAGGGATTCGGAAGAGAAATTCCGAATCCGCCTTTGGAATCTTCAGTTCCCGCGACCCTGAGTTTTCTATGATTAACATATTTTTCGTTTCGTCAATCACCAGGCCGCGGATTCCTATCAATGCTGGATTAGTGGAACGAATCACCTGAATTTCGAGCCCTATCAGTTCATGGTAGATAAGGGTCGAAGGTAGAATTTCCACTTTAGATTTCATTTAGCTCATGCTGAATTGTCTTTATCCGGGCAATCGTTCTTCTGATTTCTCCGATTCTTCCCGGGTTTTCAGGAGCTCCGCCTGCGGAAGTAAGGGCACGTTCCCTGACCAGTTCACTATTCAGGGTCTCGAGTTCGTCAGCTCTTTCGTCAAGTGACATATCCCGGATTTCTTTGGATCTGAGGATTGCCATTATTCCTTAGCCTCCTTGTGAACCCTTGCCATCGGATGCCAGTAGTCATAACCCTCATGCTTGTGCTGCCAGACTCCGTTGACCTGTCTTCTAAGTTCTTCCGAACCTTCAACCTGAATGATCTCAGCCTCTTCAAAGTCTTCTGCTGCTTCAGCCTGAGGTTCTTCCTCGGCTTCTTCAGGTTCTGCAACTTCAGCTACTTCTACTGGTTTCGCAGGTGCTGCTGCAGGAGTTTTGGGTTTTGCAACGCTTTCCTTTTTAGGAACTTCGGCAGGTTTTTCAACTGGTTTTGCAGCAGGTTTTTCTGCAGGCTTTTCAACCGGTTCAGTTACAGGCTCACTTGGTTCCCTAGTAGTATATGAGTCAGGAAGGACAACGTCCGGCTGAATGATCCTGACTTTACAACCAAGGGTCCCGAGCTTTTTGACTGCTACTGCAAACCCTTCGTCTACGACCTCTTCTACAGGATGTCCGGAATGCTTTACGTACCCGTCAATAAATTTTTCAACTCTTGACCTGGCACCTGTGAGTTTACCGGAAATGACAACTTCACAGCCGAGTGCGCCTGCATTCATGACTGCCCGAAGGGTGTTGTGTCCGGCTTTCCTGAAATACCAGCCTCTCTCAATTGAAGCTGCAAGCCTTGATGCCATCATCTGAGCGTTAAGTTCAGGTTTCTTAACTTCCTGAGCGTCAATCTGCGGATTTTCAAGATTGTACTTGGTTGCTACGTCCCTGGTAAGCTTTCTGATGACCTTTCCGGCT
Coding sequences within:
- the rnp1 gene encoding ribonuclease P protein component 1 codes for the protein MKSKVEILPSTLIYHELIGLEIQVIRSTNPALIGIRGLVIDETKNMLIIENSGSRELKIPKADSEFLFRIPAELSEKGRRSDTFVKIQGNLLLSQPENRIKNIKKLRKWG
- a CDS encoding 30S ribosomal protein S3, translated to MAIERKFVNDGFVKASMDEYFAEQLNRAGYGGMELNRTPMGTQIVIYSEKPGMVIGKAGKVIRKLTRDVATKYNLENPQIDAQEVKKPELNAQMMASRLAASIERGWYFRKAGHNTLRAVMNAGALGCEVVISGKLTGARSRVEKFIDGYVKHSGHPVEEVVDEGFAVAVKKLGTLGCKVRIIQPDVVLPDSYTTREPSEPVTEPVEKPAEKPAAKPVEKPAEVPKKESVAKPKTPAAAPAKPVEVAEVAEPEEAEEEPQAEAAEDFEEAEIIQVEGSEELRRQVNGVWQHKHEGYDYWHPMARVHKEAKE
- the rpmC gene encoding 50S ribosomal protein L29 produces the protein MAILRSKEIRDMSLDERADELETLNSELVRERALTSAGGAPENPGRIGEIRRTIARIKTIQHELNEI
- the rplX gene encoding 50S ribosomal protein L24 — its product is MVSKQPRKQRKARYNAPLHVRQKFMGARLSEALSKEYGTRSAAVIAGDTVKVMRGDYKGTEGKVQAVSLQYGTISVDGVISTKVDGTEVSRPIYPSNVMITKLELKDGRRASSIKK
- the rpl14p gene encoding 50S ribosomal protein L14; translated protein: MKGIRSNIPRALNAGAKVPCVDNTGAKVVEIISVKKYRGVKNRMPCAGIGDMCVVSVKKGTPEMRKQVLLAVVVRQKQEFRRPDGLHVSFEDNAMVITDEEGIPKGTDIKGPIAREVAERYPKIGTTASIIV
- a CDS encoding 30S ribosomal protein S17, with translation MAKDIGLNIPAPSEECNDSYCPFHGTLPVRGQILVGTVVSSKMDNTVVIERQYMKLVPKYQRYEKRRSKVHAHNPPCISAKVGDIVTIAECRRISKTKSYVVVKAEVPK